CGACGTGGCCGACGGCAAGGTCCGCTGGCAGAAGAATCTGCGCACCGATTTCGCCGGCCAGCCGGGCAATTGGGCCTATGCCGAATCGCCGTTGGTCGATGGCGGCACGCTGGTTTGCACCCCCGGAGGGGCCGAGGCCACGATCGTCGCGCTCGACAAGCGAACGGGTGACGGCATCTGGAAAACAGCGCTGCCCGAGGCTGACCAGGCAGCCTACGCCTCGGCGATCGTCGTGAACGCAGCGGGCGTGAAACAGTACGTGCAGTTCTTGCAAAAAGGACTGGTGGGCGTCGACGCGCACACCGGAAAATTTCTCTGGCGCTACACGAAAACGGCCGAAGGCAGCCCGGCCAATATCCCCACGCCGATCGCGCATGGGGACCTGGTCTATAGTTCAGCCGGCCGCAGCGGCGGCGGATTGGTAAAGATCAAGAGCGAAGGGGGCGAAGTCGTCGCCGAGCAGGTTTATTTCGAGCAGAAACTCCCCACCAGTATTGGCGGAGCCGTTGATCTCAAGGGCTATCTCTACGGCACTACCGGGCAAGTTCTGGTATGCGCGGACTTTGCAACCGGCCAGGGTAAATGGCAGGAGCGCGGCGTCGGGCCGGGCTCGGTTTGTTACGCCGACGGGCGTCTCTATGTACACAACGAAAAAGATGACGTCGTGACGCTGGTCGATCCCTCGCCCGACGGTTACCAGGAAAAGGGGCGTTTTACGCTGCCCGATCAGCCCGATCGCGGCCGGGCGCAGGCTTGGGCCTATCCCGTGGTGGCCAATGGCCGGCTGTACCTGCGAGATTTAGACTCCCTGTGGTGCTATGATGTGAAGGCGCCGTGAACCGGCGCGCCCGCCAATTTTCCTTCCCACGTGCGCATCTTCGGCAGAAGATGACTTCAGCGAATCTCAACACGTCGCCGTCTGGCAGTCGGAACCGGCTCGGGATCGTGTATGCGCTCGTAATCGCGTTCGTTATCAGTTCGCGCCTCGCAACCGCCGCCGAATTCGACCATGTACACCTGAACGTCACGGACCCGGCCGCGGCGGCCCGCTGGTACGCGAAAAATCTGGGCGGCCAGTCTCCTTCGGACGATTCGGTGAACTTCGGTCGCGTAACGCTGCGATTCCGCAAGGTGGCGGAGGCCGCCGAGGGGAGTGTCGGTAGCGCGATCGACCACTTGGGTTTTGCTTATCCCGACATCGTGGCCAAGATGCGCGAACTGGCCGCTAGCGACGTCGAAATCGTCTCGGGCATCGAAGTCGAAGGGCCTATCAAATACGCGTTCGTCAGAGATCGCTGGAACACGCTACTCGAGATTGTCGAAGACGCCGAGGTCACGGGCTTTCACCACATTCACATTGCCACGACCGATCCTCGCGCAGCGCTCGCCTGGTACCAGGATTCGCTTGCGGGACAGCGCGGGCGGTTTGCCGGTGTGCTGCCGGGTATTCGCTTCCGCGACGGCTGGGTGTTGGCCAAGGGAGCCGACAAGCCGCGGGCGCCGACCAAAGGGCGCTCGATCGATCATGTCAGTTGGTCGGCGGCGAGCGCCGATCGACTGGTCGAAACGCTGCAGAAACGCGGCGCCCGCGTCGAGCGCGAGACCGATGACGGCGATCAAGCGCCGGATCTGTTTCTCGCAGCGCCGGATGGTGCCCGCATTGAACTCGTCGAACGGAGATAGCTGCGCCGCGCCGCAGCCGTGAAAGTCATGTCTGATTCACAACGCCAACGCCGAACTCGCCCGCACGCTGGCCATCCGTGGTCGCGCCGTGAATTACTGCAAGTCGGCTATTCGAGCATGCTGTCGGTGGCGCTGGCTCCCTTGTTGGCACGGCAGGCTCGTTCGGCAGAACGTGCCACGCGCGCGGCCGGCGGCTCGGGCGCGGTTGTGCCACGCGCCAAGAGCGTGCTCTTGATATTCCTCACCGGCGGGCCCAGCCATATCGACACGTTCGATATGAAGCCCGATGCTCCGGCCGAGATTCGCGGCTCGTTCGATCCGATCTCGACCGACGTTCCCGGCATTCAGTTTTGCGAGCACTTGCCGCTGGTGGCCCGGCACGCCAGCAAGCTGGCCATCGTCCGCACGATGCACGTCAATCCGGGCCTTGCCGCGCACGAGACCGGCACGCACGCCATGCTGACCGGCAACAACGATTTGCCTCCCGGATCGAGCCTGTACGCCTCGCGCCATGACTGGCCCTGCTATGCGGCAGGACTCGACTTCGTTCGCCCCGGCACGGCCGAGTTACCCAGCGGCGTTAATTTGCCGACGTACATGCATTTCTCAGGCGCCGGCTACTGCGGGCAAAATGCCGGCATGCTGGGCGCCGGCCACGACCCCTGGCAGCTTCGCCATGATCCGAACCATCCGAAGTACAAGGGCGACGATAGCCTGACCATGCCCGAAGGTCTGTCGGTGTCGCGTTTCGACAGCCGCCGCATGCTATTGGCCGAAATTGACCGGCAGCGCGCGGCGCTCGACGCCCATTCCGTCGTACGGCAATTCAACGCTCAGCAGCAGGCCGCGTGCGACACGCTGACGGCCGGCCGCCTGGCCAAAGCTTTCCAGCTCGACGACGAGCCCGCCGCGTTACGCGACAGATATGGCCGCCACATGTTCGGGCAATCGCTGCTGCTCGCGCGCCGCGTGCTGCAAGCCGGCGTGCCGATGGTGCAGGCCAACATGGGCTTTGCCGGCCAGTGGGATACGCACAGCAATAATTGCCCGGGCTTGAAGCAGAATTTGCTGCCGCCGCTTGATCGCGCGTTTGCCGCGCTTCTGGAGGACATGCAAGCGCTCGGCATGCTCGACGAAACGCTGGTGGTCCTGACCGGCGAATTCGGCCGCACGCCGAAGCTGGGGGGCAACGTCGGCACGCCCACGTTCTCGCCCGACGGCCGCGACCATTGGACGCAATGCTTCACCAGCGTATTCGCCGGCTGTGGCGTACACGGTGGTCGCACGATCGGCACGTCAGACAAAACCGCCTCTTTCCCGCTCACCAAGGCCTTCGACCCGCGCGACATGGGCGCAACCGTGTACAGCGCGCTGGGCGTCGATCTCGAGACCGAAATTCACGATCAGCTCGGCCGGCCGTTGCGTTTGAACACGGGCCAGCCAATCGCGCCGGTCTTCAACGGCGACGAAGTGTAGCGGCCGATCCGTTAATGCGCTGGTCCAGCGCCACCGGTGCCCCTAGCGCGGAGCCCATCGATAAAAACGGGTCGCCGGCACGCAATCAGGTTCCGAAGCCGCGACGGTGTCTTAGCAACACGAAGCATGCTTATTCGCCCACGGCGAAAAAGCATGGCACCCGGCGTTCAGCGATCCGCCCAGTAGTCGAAGACCACGACTTTCTCGCGGCGATCTTTGACGACGTTGACATACGCCTGGTGCGCCGGATGCACGAGGTAAGCGTCGCGCGCCTTTTCGTCGACGAAGCTGACCACGAAAACGTGCGTCAATCCGTCGGATTTCCCTTCGGGGCTGACATTGGTGCCGTGTTCGAAGCCGACGATACCGTCGATCTTTTTCGGTAGCGCCGCGAACGTGGCGACGACTTCCTGCACCTGGGCCGGGGTCGCGTCGTCTTTGAATTTATAGAGCACGATGTGGCGCAGCACCTGCGAGGATTTTTCACCGGCCCTTGCGCTTGCGCGATCGGCAAACGTCATCGCAAAGCCCCCGCACAGAAAGACGGTCGCTAAGAGTAACACCATGCGCATGGCAAAGAATCCTCGGTCTTGAGTGGAGAATCAGCACCGCGCCAGTGTAACGGCGACGACGGCCCAGGTCGAAGCATGGGCGCCGTGAGTACGTCGTGCTAGCGCGCGGCCTACTTGGCCGCGGACGTTTCGCCATCCTTGGCCGGCTTTTCGGGTTCGGCCGGTTTGATGAGCGAGCCGTCTTCCGGATTCAGATGCGGAAAGGCGTCGCTGTACTCGATTTCGACTGAGCCGCGCGCGGCCATCGCGATTTGCTTGAATATTTCCAAGCGGACTTCCGGCATGATCTCGCGACGGACATCATTGAGCGTTTTTTGGCCGGCTCGGATATCGGTACACTTGATCAAGTGTACGCCCAAGTGGCTTTTGACCGGCTCGCTAATCTCATCCTTTTTCAGCTTGAACGCGGCGTCGGAGAATTCTTCTGGCATGACGCCGCGCCGCTTGATAAAGCCCAGGTCGCCGCCCTTTAGTCGGCTAGGACCATCGGAGTATTTTTTGGCGGCCTCTTCGAAGGTGGTCAGCTCGCCGATGATTTCGTTGCGGATACGCTCGGCCTGGCTGACCAGCCGGTCGAGTTCCTCGACGTCGAGGTTACCATCGGGGCGCAATACGATGTGCGAAACCCGCAACTCGGTGGCATCGAATTCCTGGCGGTGCGCGTCGAAGTATTGTTGCAACGCTTTTTCGGTGATCGCCTGGCGCAAAAACTTGGCCCACCGTAGCTCCCAACGGATTTCGTCGCGCATCTGTTGAGCGGTCACGCCATTCTGGGCGCGCACTTCGGCGAGATTGCTGTCGGTTTTTCTTAAGCTTTTTTCGCGTTCGGCGAGAGTCTTGTCGATCTCGTCGTCGGTGACCGAGATCTTCTGCTTGTCGAGAACGGCTTCGACCACGTGGCGATTGACGATCGACTCCAGGGCGTTAGCTTCCAGCCCCGGCAATGCCGCCTTGCTGGCGGGGCGGCCGCGCAAGGTCTGCTTGACCAGGCGATTCACTTCCGCGCTGTCGATGGGTTTGCCGGCGACGGTGGCAGCCACGATGCCCGGCGGTGGCAGCGCTCCCACCGCAATCAGCTCGTCGCGAGCCGTTTCAGCCTGGGCGCGCACCGACCGCGGCGACGCCAGCGTGGCAAGCAACAACATGACAAAGGCCAGCTTTTTCATCGTCCCCTCTCTCGAACGTCCGTCGACCAGGAATCCGCAGCGGCTGAGCAAGACCACGTTTTCGCTCACGGCAACGGAATATCGTGTAGCTCGTAAGGAACCGAGGCATTCAGAAGCACGGTTGGCGTTGTATACACAAACGTGCATCCGGCTATGTCGGGCACATCGAACAAATACGACACGCCAACTTCGCTCTCAGTTTGCCGCGTCGTTTCCAGACCTGCAAAATCGATCGTCTTCTTGTCCGGAGTTTCCAGCACCGCTTCGT
Above is a window of Pirellulales bacterium DNA encoding:
- a CDS encoding peptidylprolyl isomerase — encoded protein: MSENVVLLSRCGFLVDGRSREGTMKKLAFVMLLLATLASPRSVRAQAETARDELIAVGALPPPGIVAATVAGKPIDSAEVNRLVKQTLRGRPASKAALPGLEANALESIVNRHVVEAVLDKQKISVTDDEIDKTLAEREKSLRKTDSNLAEVRAQNGVTAQQMRDEIRWELRWAKFLRQAITEKALQQYFDAHRQEFDATELRVSHIVLRPDGNLDVEELDRLVSQAERIRNEIIGELTTFEEAAKKYSDGPSRLKGGDLGFIKRRGVMPEEFSDAAFKLKKDEISEPVKSHLGVHLIKCTDIRAGQKTLNDVRREIMPEVRLEIFKQIAMAARGSVEIEYSDAFPHLNPEDGSLIKPAEPEKPAKDGETSAAK
- a CDS encoding PQQ-binding-like beta-propeller repeat protein, yielding MYARFSFAILGVAILCTSLSAADWPQWRGPERDGISQEKGLLQEWPADGPKLLWQAIDIGSGYSTPSIVGNRIYLISNKGMEDEYVQCLNTADGKEVWRTRIGNVGVNKGPQYPGSRSTPTVDGKLIFALGSDGDLTCLDVADGKVRWQKNLRTDFAGQPGNWAYAESPLVDGGTLVCTPGGAEATIVALDKRTGDGIWKTALPEADQAAYASAIVVNAAGVKQYVQFLQKGLVGVDAHTGKFLWRYTKTAEGSPANIPTPIAHGDLVYSSAGRSGGGLVKIKSEGGEVVAEQVYFEQKLPTSIGGAVDLKGYLYGTTGQVLVCADFATGQGKWQERGVGPGSVCYADGRLYVHNEKDDVVTLVDPSPDGYQEKGRFTLPDQPDRGRAQAWAYPVVANGRLYLRDLDSLWCYDVKAP
- a CDS encoding VOC family protein; translated protein: MYALVIAFVISSRLATAAEFDHVHLNVTDPAAAARWYAKNLGGQSPSDDSVNFGRVTLRFRKVAEAAEGSVGSAIDHLGFAYPDIVAKMRELAASDVEIVSGIEVEGPIKYAFVRDRWNTLLEIVEDAEVTGFHHIHIATTDPRAALAWYQDSLAGQRGRFAGVLPGIRFRDGWVLAKGADKPRAPTKGRSIDHVSWSAASADRLVETLQKRGARVERETDDGDQAPDLFLAAPDGARIELVERR
- a CDS encoding DUF1501 domain-containing protein, translated to MSDSQRQRRTRPHAGHPWSRRELLQVGYSSMLSVALAPLLARQARSAERATRAAGGSGAVVPRAKSVLLIFLTGGPSHIDTFDMKPDAPAEIRGSFDPISTDVPGIQFCEHLPLVARHASKLAIVRTMHVNPGLAAHETGTHAMLTGNNDLPPGSSLYASRHDWPCYAAGLDFVRPGTAELPSGVNLPTYMHFSGAGYCGQNAGMLGAGHDPWQLRHDPNHPKYKGDDSLTMPEGLSVSRFDSRRMLLAEIDRQRAALDAHSVVRQFNAQQQAACDTLTAGRLAKAFQLDDEPAALRDRYGRHMFGQSLLLARRVLQAGVPMVQANMGFAGQWDTHSNNCPGLKQNLLPPLDRAFAALLEDMQALGMLDETLVVLTGEFGRTPKLGGNVGTPTFSPDGRDHWTQCFTSVFAGCGVHGGRTIGTSDKTASFPLTKAFDPRDMGATVYSALGVDLETEIHDQLGRPLRLNTGQPIAPVFNGDEV
- a CDS encoding Dabb family protein; the protein is MRMVLLLATVFLCGGFAMTFADRASARAGEKSSQVLRHIVLYKFKDDATPAQVQEVVATFAALPKKIDGIVGFEHGTNVSPEGKSDGLTHVFVVSFVDEKARDAYLVHPAHQAYVNVVKDRREKVVVFDYWADR